Proteins co-encoded in one Setaria viridis chromosome 9, Setaria_viridis_v4.0, whole genome shotgun sequence genomic window:
- the LOC117835481 gene encoding uncharacterized protein, with the protein MATKQHFLLFAAAAMLLLLLPFGCTATAVEYCNKGLDYPVKVSGVEVVPDPVVRGEPATFKISASTDKNITAGKLVIDVAYFIFHVHSETHNFCDETPCPATGEFVLASEQTLPSFTPPGSYTLTMKLLGDSNEELTCISFGFSIGFVTPNAII; encoded by the exons ATGGCGACCAAGCAGCACTTCCTCCtcttcgccgcggcggcgatgctcctcctcctcctccccttcggctgcaccgccaccgccgtcgagtACTGCA ATAAGGGCCTGGACTACCCAGTGAAGGTGAGCGGTGTGGAGGTCGTCCCCGATCCCGTCGTCAGGGGGGAGCCGGCTACCTTCAAGATCTCCGCCTCCACAG ATAAAAACATCACTGCAGGGAAACTAGTGATAGATGTCGCGTACTTCATCTTCCACGTTCACTCAGAAACTCACAACTTCTGTGATGAGACTCCTTGCCCAGCAACTGGTGAATTCGTGCTAGCTAGCGAACAGACATTGCCATCGTTCACCCCTCCA GGTTCTTACACTCTCACTATGAAGCTGCTGGGAGACAGCAACGAGGAACTGACCTGCATCTCATTCGGGTTCAGCATAGGGTTCGTTACACCTAATGCCATTATCTAA